A region of the Herpetosiphon gulosus genome:
TTCGCTGCGCAATTGTTCCAAATCGGAGAGCGCAATCCCTGCGCCGGCGGCGGTGCGCATAATCGTCGGACGCGCCGGATCGATCAGATTGAACAAGACCATACGATAGCCAGCGGCTTCGGTCACACTAAAGGCGATTTGCTCAAGCAGATTGCTCAGCTCCATATCGGCCCGTAGCGCGTTACCAATTTCCAGCACTTCATTTAAGAGGCTTGCACGTTGTTGCAACAATTCGCGTTGCTTAACTTGCTCCTCGTAGTGTTGGGCATTACCAATCGCCAAAGCAGCTTGGTCGGCCACAGCGCGTACAAAATCGAGCGCGGCGTGATCGAAGGAATAACCTTTGGCATCGCCAGCAATAATTGCCCCAGCCACCCGATTTTCGTACAAAATCGGAGCCATGAGCAACGAACGAATCTCGCCCCAGGCAATATTCGCTTCTAATACAGTTACATCATCATAAATCAGGGCTTCGGCGCGTTGCATTGGCGCACTCAACAAGCCATTATTCAGCAACGGTAGCGCCAACACGCCAGCAGCTTCGGCTGAATTGTAGCCAGTTTGCGCGATAACTTGCAGCGATTCATCTTCGTTATGCAGCACCACAATCCCATAGCCACAGCCAGTAGCTTGGGTGATTTCGGTCAACATTGCGGGCAGCAATTGCTCAAGCTGCAAGGTCGAGGTTAGTTCACGGCTGATGCGTTGGAGCGCCAAAAGCTCGCGTACCCGTTCGCGCAACACTTCGTCGGTGGCTTCGTAGCGCTGAACATTGCGCAACGCTTGAGCGGCTTGCGAAGAAATAATATTCAGTAAGCGCTCATCTTCAGCATCAAACCGCCCAATCGTGCTTGAACCAAGCTCCAATGTTCCGATCAACTGATCGCCAATCAGCATTGGCACGCCCAAGAAGGAGCGGAAGGCCAAGCCACTTTCGGTTTCGTGAGGTCGAATTGGCTTAACAATCTTTTGGCGTTGCAAATCGTCGATCCGCAAGGTTGAGCGATGCCGCGCCAACCAACCAGTCAAACCTTGATCGATGCCATACGAACCACCTTCGCTCGCATAGTGCTGGCGAGTGCGAGGTGTGGCAAATTGGCTATTTAAGACCTGATTTTGCGGATCGTAGAGACAAATTTCCAGATCAATATTATCAAAGAGCTGAACAACGCTTTCGCCGATGCTTTCGAGCGCCACTTGCAGGCTCACGCCTGAGGTCAATTTGGCACTCAGCGATTGCAACACTGAAAGCTCAGCATTGCGGCGGCGCTCATCATTTAATAAGCGCGTATTGCCAATCGCCGTGGCAGCTTGAGCCGCCAAGGTTTGAGCTAAGGTAATTTCGCCAGGATTAAAGGTACGGGGTTTCGAGGTAGTGGTACACAGCAACGTCCCAATCACCCGCTCCTTGAGCAGCATTGGCAAGCCTAAAGCGCTGCGAATACCACGGGCCTTGAGCCACGAACGTTGAGCATTGATTCGTGGGTCAGTATCAATATCGACAACCACGACTGGTTGTTGGGTATCGAACGATAATTTTAAAATTGATTCAGGCCGCAACTCATAGGTTGCCCCAATCGATAAATCTAACGAATTGGTGGCATCGTCATCAGTTGCTTGGGCTACCAACTCACAAATTTTGCGTCGATCATCCCAGAGCAACAACAAACATTGCTCGACCCCAAGCGCCAGCAAGACATTTTCAGTTAATCGATTGAGAATATGGCTTAGATCAAGCGATGAGCCAACTGTCAAGCTATTTTCATACAGCAAATACAATTCGCGGGAGCGTTGACGTTGAGCATCGAAGAGTTTGGCGGTGCGCATCGCCAACGAAGCTTGAGCGGCGAATGATTCAAGCAAGGCCAAATCAGCATTTTGAAAACCGCGCTCAGGCTCGATATGCACCAGCACCAAAACCCCAATAATCGCCTCGTCGGCGCGGAGCGGAGCAGCCATCACAGCGGTGAAGTTAATCCCCTCGGGGAGATTATCGTATTTTTCTTTGGCTTGGGCATAATCATTGACCAGCATCGGTTTGCCACTTTGGGCCACCTTGCCAGCCACACCCTTGCCAACCTGAATCCGTGCGCCATTCCAATTGGCCGGAAATTGCACAACTTGGCGCAACTCCAAATATTGCTGGTTGGAATCGGTCATGTAGACCCCACCACCAGCAGCACCCAGTAATTCGGTTGCTTGAGTTACCAAGGTTTGCAAGAAATCGTCAGCATTAAGTTGTTGCGCCAAACCTTGCAACGATTCAGTCATAGCCGCGACCGTGCGTTCACGGCGGGCAAATTCCTCTTGCAAGGCGACACCCTGCCACAAACTGGTTAGCTGAGCCACCAAAACTGTGAGCGGCTCAGGCTCAATTGTGACCGGAGCGACCAAAACGCCAGGCACCTCGGCAGTGCCAATCTCAAACATCTGCCAACCATCGGGTAGGCGAACCTCACTTCCACCATTTAAAACGCGAGCAGGCAACAACCGATTGGTTGCGCGTTTATTCATGCCCCATGCAGTCAGCAACGAACGTTGTTGACCAAGGCGTAAGATCGCCCCTTGAGCAAACATGCCGCTTTGCTTGAGCAAATCGGCACAGCGCTGCGCGAACGTTGGCAAATCAGGCGATTGCTCACGGGCGAGGTGAGCAATGCCTGTTAACACGTGCCAAATTGCGGTGGAAGGAGGAGAGATTTTCATGGGCATTTGTGTTCTTTAGGCACAGGAATTAACTCCTGGCTTAGCGGCCAAATTTCACAGCGCTACGAACTGAACCATCTTGCAAGTTTGGCAATGGGCGCACACTTTCAGCCGTTTCGCTGAGTTCACGGATATCATAGAATGGCCCATCGTTGCTATCGAGCACCCCGATTGAAACCGTCATCAGTGGTTCTTGGCGTTCAGTGCCATCGGCATTTTTGGCCAAAATATAGCCACGTTTACGGTCGGGATAGCTATAGTGCAAGCCAATTTCTTGATCAAAGCGTTCGGCGATCCGATCGACAATTGCTTTAGCGCGTTCAGGCATCGACGTAATCAAGAAATCTGGCCCAGTGACCAATTGACCGATGAACTCCTCTTGGCCACCCAATTCACTGACGACTTCGTTGATCAACAATGCGCCAAACTTCAGCACATCCTCGCCGACGACCGAGCCATAGACTTGGGTAAAGGTATCGAAGCCATTGATATGCACGGTTGCCAGCGTCCAAATTTCGGCTGAGAGCAAACGGCGGAGTTCTTCGTTAATCAATTCGGCGGTTGGCAAACCAGTGACTGGGTGGGTGCGGCTTTTTTCGCGAGCCAAAGCTAAGTTATTGCGCACCCGCATATGGACTTCTTCAATATCGAAGGGCTTGACAATATAGTCATTGGCTTGGACTTCGCCGAGGCCAATTCCTTTATCGCTTTTTTCACCACGGGCGGTCAAGAAAATGATTGGAATATGCTTTGTACGGGCATTGGCACGCAGTGCTTTTCCAATATCATACCCGGTCATATCGGGCAAATTCACATCAAGCAAGGCCAAATGCGGCGGCGTGCGTTTCACAAGATCGAGCGCTACCTGCCCGCGCATCGCGGTCATCACTTCATAACCTTGCGAGGTGAAGTAAATTTTGAGCAAGCCAGAGATATCGGCTTGGTCTTCGACGACTAAGATGCGTTCTTTGCTCACAGTATCCTCCATCATCGCACGCCGCGTGCGATGCAGCGTTAATCACGGAATTGTTCTGCTGGGTACTCATCTGCGACGCGATCGTTAACTGGAATACGTTGAACGCGCGGATCGCGGTCGGGATAGAAAACTGGTGGGCGCGTATAAATACCACTCGAAACATTTTTAGGAATAACCGAATGGTCATCGCCATAAATCAAGACCGTGCCTGATTCAATATTACGGGCTGGGTAAATGACAAAGCCTGAGCCAATTTTACAATTATGGCCAATTGCCGAGCCAATAACTGGCAGACCAACTTCTTCCAAGCGCCCGCGATGGAGCGTCTTGATTGGCTTGCCCAGCAGATCGAAATCGGTACAGGTATTGCCAGCCCCGATAAAGGTATTACGGCCAACGACGCATAACTGCAAACAGGTATTTTGCGCCACCATCGAATTTTCCATCAAGACAGTCATGAACAGAGCAGCCCGGAATGGTAAATAACAACGATCACTAACTACGCTAAGCATCACTTGGGAGCCTTGCATAATCGTCACGTTATTACCGATCAAGCTATTCGTAATCACCACTCCAGCGCCAATATTCACGTTGTTACCGATCTCAGTTGGCCCTTGAATAATCGCCGAAGGATCGATTGAGCAGTTCTTGCCAATCTTGACCACCGGAGATGATGAAAGAAAGTGCTTACGTTCGATGAATGAGCGAAAGCCAATCTTCAACTTCAAACGCCAACTTGCGGCAACTTCTTGCTCGAGCTTCCGACCCCATGCAAACACCCCAAGCGGAGAGTTTGTCATGAAAATATGAACCCAGCTTTCGATTGAACAAAACGCACGAATTGGCACCTGGAATACCAAATCCCCTTGGTTGGGCGCCATATAGCTTGGAATATGGTAGTAGCCCATCTCCATGGCATTGGTATCGATTACCAGCGGTTGTGGATTCGGGACAACGCCGCGAGGGAAATAGTAGAGGTCGGCGACAAAATGGTTACCATGCTTGCGAATACCCTCTTGTAATCGCAAAGCATGGGCCGTAATCATCGCATCATCAGCAGCAAAAGCCACTTGGCAAGGTTGCCCAGTGGCGCGTGCCTCAGCGATAAACGTCTCAATGAAATCGCGGTTGAAATAGAGATTATCTTTATGCACCAAGAGTTCATCACTACTTGGTGAAATTTCAGACCAATCAGCTACTTCCGCAACACTTTGGCAGTGGCGTGCAAGCAGATCACGGTGTAGCAGCCACAGCGGCTTATTGAGAATCCGCAAATCACGCGCTGGTTCTCCAAAGGGAGCGATAAGCGTAGGATCGCGGAGAACAATCCGTTTCATAACGAGTCCCTGCAGCTCAAGACGTTTCGACCACCGAAACCACCTGGTATCTACCATGTACTATACTCGCATTTGCACGAATAAGGGTATTTAGCAGATTACAGTTGGATGTCTGTGAGCGTCCTGCTCGTCGCCAGCGCACAGATTGGCAGACTTACATCGTCCTAATCTATTGGCTCCTTGTCAATGGCAAACGCACAATATGGATCGCCATTGCGTGGACTTGCAACTTGTTCGACCTTGAAGTTATGACCGCCGGTCACCCACGTCAAGGCTTCTTCGATAATCCCTTGCGCCAAATAGAAGATCGGGGTGCTATTGCCGCGTCCCCAGAACACTGGCGATTTATCAATGTAATAGAGGAAACGACCTTTTTGATCTTCCACCCGACTCGGCTGATCGCTGAAGCGGTCGAAGGTTTGTGCTACCGCATTCAACACGATCTTCATTTTCATGGTCATGGGCATCAGTTTGAGCGCAAGGTCGGCCATCCCCAATAGTGGGCCAAATTCTTTCAACCCAAGACTGAACGCATACCGTCCGGCCCGCAGTTCCATCCCACGCGCACCCCGTGGACCGAACATTGTTTCGGTGGCTTCGCTGATCGTTGCGAGATCAAAGAACGAAAATTCGCGTTTCAAGTCGTTGGGCGGATAGTTATTGACGAGGTGTTTCATCCCTGCCATATTTAGCAGCGCATTGACCCCCGTGCGGCCCATAACATCTTCCAAACTGAGAAGATACAATCGTGCGATTTTATTGGGGTAGAACAGGCGCTCAAGCTCGTCAGACGTATTGGTGCGCTCTTCTGCCATGAGTAACTCCTTGCACTATGCTGTGAGCTTCGCAGTGGGGCAACACGGCGTGGTTCGGAACGTGGCCCGGCCAGCACGCACATTGTACATTAAGGCTATACCTTCGTCAACACAATGTGCCTTTATAATGCCCCAAATTCACAGTTGCTGTTCACGCTTTGGGCATACCGTCAAGCTAACACGGTTTGAAGGAAGCGGCCAGTCCATGAAGCTTGATTCATAGCGACTACTTCCGGCGTACCAGCCACTACCAGCCGGCCACCAGTGTCCCCACCTTCCGGCCCTAAATCGATCACCCAATCGGCGGTCTTGATCAGGTCGAGATGATGTTCGATCACCACAACGCTGTTTCCTGTATCAACCAATCGTTGCAATATCGCAATCAACCGTTCGACATCCGTCCAATATAATCCGGTGGTTGGTTCATCAAGGATATACAGGGTTCGGCCTGCTCCCCGACGCGCTAGCTCTGCCGCCAGTTTTACCCGTTGCGCTTCGCCTCCCGAAAGAGTCGCTGCTGGCTGTCCTAACGTCAAATAGCTTAACCCGACCTCAACCAAGCTCTCTAGTTTTCGCGCCAAAGCCGGTAGCCGTTCAAAAACGCTTAAGGCTTGGCCTACGGTCATGGCGAGCACATCACCAATGGTATACCCACGATAGCGAATATCAAGGGTTTCTCGATTATAACGCAACCCGCCGCATGCGTCGCAGGTCACTGCTAAATCTGGTAGAAATTGCATGGCAATCGATACCACACCTTCGCCGCGACATTGTTCGCAGCGCCCTCCCTTAAGATTAAAAGAAAATCGACTGGCTCCATAGCCCCGTGCTTTGGCTTCAGGTGTCCCAGCAAACAATTGACGCAATGCGTCGAAAATACCGGTGTAGGTGGCAGCATTGGAACGACCTGACCTCCCCAGTGGCGTTTGATCAACTGCAATCACTTTTTCAAGTTGATCATAGCCTTCAAGGCTGCGATGTCGGCCCACTGGCAGGCGGCTTCCATGCAGTTCGTTGGCCAGCCGTGGGTAGAGAATCTCATGAATAAGTGTCGATTTCCCCGAACCTGATACTCCCGTAATCGCAACCAAACATCCCAATGGAATCGCTACATCCAAATCTTTGAGATTATGCTGTTTGGCTCCACGTAGCATTAGTGTAGCATGGGTTGGCTTTCGCCGTGTTTGAGGCAGGTGTAGCTGCCGTTGCCCAGCCAGATATTGACCTGTTTGGGAATTGGGCTGAGCCATCAGTTGCTCAAGCGTGCCATTGGCAATAATGTAGCCACCTTGTACGCCTGCCGTCGGCCCAACTTCGACCACCCAATCAGCAGCAGCAATAATCGCTGGATCATGTTCGACTACCAACACTGAATTGCCAAGGTCGCGCAGTTGCAATAATGTTTGTAATAAACGCTCGGTATCGCGTGGATGCAGGCCAATCGATGGCTCATCCAACACATACAACACCCCAGATAATCCAGCTCCAATATGCGTAGCCAATTGAATCCTTTGAGCCTCACCGCCCGATAAGCTCTCAGCAGTTCGCGCCAAACTCAAATAGTCTAGGCCAACTTCGCGCAAAAACTGTAAGCGTAAGCCCATTTCACGCACAATCGGCGCTGCAATCTGTTGATCACGCTCGCGCCGCAATCTGTTGGGTAGTTCACGAATCCAAGTAAAACTAGCCTCAATCGACATTGCTGCAACTTGATCGATTGCTAGCCCTTGTAGTGTAACTGCCCGCGCCTCTGGTCGCAAGCGCGAACCTTCGCAGGCTGAGCAAACTGTACCTTGGCGATAGCGACTGAGGCTTTCGCGCTCTTGTTCGCTTGCTTGTTGCCAATGTTGGCGCAACCAACCGAGCAAACCAGACCAGTTGGCCAGTTGTTGACGTAGCTTTTTGCTTAAATGCAGTTGATCGTCGCTGGGAATTGTGCCTTCTAACCATAAATCTAACGCCCAGCTAGCCATTGTGTCAACCGGCTGTTCGAGATCGCTGCCCAAGGCTTCGGCTAAACCTTGGATGGTTTCTTCCCAATATTGTTGGTAGGTCGTGGTGCTGGCGCGAAGTGGGTTCGAAAGTAGCTCACCAAGGGTTTGCGCTGCCTGAGATTGTAACAGGTTCCGGTCAAAATCATCAACTGTGCCTAATCCATCGCAAACTTGGCAAGCACCATGGGGGCTATTAAATGAAAAAGTGCGTGGTTCGATCGCGCCGCTGACCAATGGCCCATGCTCAGGGCAAGCAGCATGTTCGCTATAGCGCAGCTGTTGGCCATCAAGTGGCTGAACCCAAACCATTCCCGCGCCAGTTTTCAAGGCGGTTTCTACCGAATCGCTGACCCGCACCCGATCCGGATGGTCATTCAAGCTCGCGGCCTCGTTATGGCGAATAATCAGCCGATCAACCACCACATCAATGCTATGGGCTTGGCGATGATCCAAATCAATTGGTTCATCAAGATCAACAATTACTCCATCAACACGTACCCGCACAAAACCTGCCCGCCGCGTTTGCTCAAGCACTGTGGCATGCGAACCAAGTTCTTCGTTGACCAAAGGCGCTAAAATCATCAGGCGTGTGCCATCGGGATAGCCCAAAATCTGATCGACAATTTGGCTGGCAGTTTGTTGCTCAATCGCGCGGCCACATACCGGACAATGCGGCTTGCCAATCCGCGCATACAATAAACGCAAATGATCATAAATTTCGGTAATTGTGCCCACAGTCGAGCGCGGCGAACGATTGATCGTTTGTTGGGCGACGGCAATTGCTGGCGCTAAACCACGAATGCTATCAACTTCAGGCCGGGGCAATTGGCCCAAAAATTGGCGGGCATAGCTCGAAAGCGATTCAACATAGCGGCGCTGGCCTTCAGCATAAATCGTATCAAAGGCCAGCGTCGATTTGCCAGCCCCCGATGGTCCAGTGAAGACCACCAACTTGCCTTTGGGAATGGCTAAATCAATATTTTTGAGATTATGCTGGCGTGCGCCAACAATCTGAATCGAATCAATTTCGGCCATAACCGCTTCCTCTAAAACCGCTGGATTGTGATCAGGCCACCTGAACGCGGCTGATTGGTAGGCAACCACACAGGCCGTAAATCTTGGTTAGGCATAAGTTGCCATTGATAATTGGCGAGCAATTCGCCTAACACCAAGCGCATTTCGACTTGAGCCAACGCCAAACCAATGCAAATCCGTGGCCCGCCGCCAAAGCCAACCAAACTATAGGCTTGTTTACCCTCGCTCCAAGGCGCAGCAAACCGATCAGGATTGAACTGAGTAGGATTATGCCACAGACTTGGCATGTGGTGGGTATAGACTGATGAATACATTGCCAGCCAACCTTGTGGCACATGATAGCCAGCATACTCAAATGTTTCAACGACCCCGCGAAAGCCACCAGGTGCTGGCGGATGCAAACGCTCAGCCTCACGCAGCACATGATCAAGCAAACTATGTTGATTAGTACTTAATTCTTGGCGCAAACGTTGCAAAATATCAGGGTGCTGCGCCAATTCGATACAAATCCAAGTCAGCAAAGAGGCAACAGTATCGTGGCCAGCCCATAGCAACAGCAATAATTCGCTAATAAGTTGATCATCAGGGCGACTTGGCTCGGCCTGTAGCATCAAACTTAAGCTATCCAAGGCATCCGCTTCTACATTCAAGCGGCGTAATTCAATCAAATAACTCAAGGTTTGGCGCAGCCGCTCGCCAGCTTTTTGCGCTCGAAAATAGGGCGTTGCTGGAATTGGGTAGGGCAACGGGGTAAACAAACCAGCCGTAAACGCCGCAAAATCATGATGCAAAGCTTCGGCAATTGGGGCTGGCGTGCGGCCACAAACCACCAACAATGCCACATCAAACGCCAATGCCTGCAAGCGTTCCAACAAACAAATGGGTTGAGCATCGAGCCACGTTTCTAATTGTTGCCGAATCAGGTGTTGAATGGGTGGTTGCAGTTGCTGAAGTGCGGCATGGGCAAAAGCAGGCTTGAGCAAGCTTCGTTGCTGATCGTGCTCATGGCCATCAGTCAACGATAAACCACCGCCCATCAGCCGCAGCATGGCTCGGCCCCAGCCCGCCCGCCACGAAAAATGCTGTGACCCTTGGCTCAATATAAAGCGATTGCCTGCTGGTTCCAGTAAAACGACACAAGGCCGACCCAAAAGATGGGTCGACCAAATCGGGCCATAGCGTTGGGCGCGTGCTTGGGCAAATTGCAATGGGTCAGCGGCCCACTCGCGAATCTCGCCAATCACGGGAGCACCAAACGAACCAGGCGGGCAGCCAGCCTGAGGAGCCAAATGCCGTTTCACCTGTTAGCGCATCAATTTCAAGCCAAAGCGTCCAGCCAAACCTAAAACAACCAAACTCACACCCAGCCACAACCATACATTCGAGCTTTGTGGGCTGCTCGTGACTGGCAAGGCGACAGGCACAGGCTTGACCACGCCAGTATCAGGCAGGGTCACAGGTGGCACTGGCGTAGCAGTCGCTGGAATGGGCGTGGCAGTTGGTAAGGCGGTTGCAGTTGGCGCAACAGTTGCAGTCGCTTCAGCGGTTGGTGCAATTGCAGTTGGCTCAGCCGTCGCACCTGGCACTGATGTTACTGGTGCCCGGGTTGCCGTGGGCAACGGTGTTTCTGTCGGCAGCGGCGTGGGCGTTAAAGTCGGGCGCGGTGGTTGAGCCAAGCTACTTGCAGCTGCGGGCTGGAGCAACACCAAACTAAGCACTCCTAGCAGGGCGGCAGCAAACAAGCCAGAGAAACGACGAAACATAAGCAACCTCTCGACAAAACTGATTCTGCTAAGTTAGGGTTCAGGTGGGTATAAAGCTATTATACCAGTTAGAACACGCAAAACCTGATCAATATTCGGGTGTTTTGCAAAGAGCCTAGCTTTGGCAAAATCTTGCACTAGGCCTAACCACGACTAGGAATAATTACCACCGCGATTTGCACATCATCTGGGTTAAGTGCATGGTCACTATACAATTTACGGGCGGCCTCGCTGGTCGCCGATTGCCAGCAGCGTTCAGCCGCCAACACAATTTTGTCGATTGCCTGAACTGCTGAAAAACTGGCAAAGGTGGTAACAGCTTCAGCTGGAGCAGTGCCCACAAATGCTGGCGAGGCGATCACATCGACTTTTTCAACTGCCAATTGGGCATAGGCTTGGGCAATTTCGGCTTCAACATCGGGGGTAATTTCGCCATGCGGCGCAGTATGGTAAACCTTGGTATTCAGCACAAAACCGGGGGTTGTGCCAGCTAAATCGAGGGCAGCCAAACCAACCAAGGCTGGATCAACAGTAGCAGCCTGATCAAGAGCAATGAGAAAATTCACAACACGCCTCCATCAGCGGGTAATAACGATTGTCACTGGGTATTATAACAATCGTTGAATGGAGGGGTTAGGGATCAGGGGTCAGTTTTCAGGGTTTAGATTGATCCACGAAGGACACGAAGAGCACGAATGCTGCTTATTCCAAAGTCCTAACCCGTGGCCCCCGACATCTGACCCCTGCATCGTTGCTCTGCGCCTCTGCCTTAAATGCCCTATGCTCTACTCTATGTTCTGAATCTCCTCCTCTCCCATCGCTCACTTGAACCTAGCGTAATTCGCGCTTGAGAATTTTGCCGGTAGCACTAATTGGCAGTTGCTCGCGGAATTCGACAAGGCGTGGGTATTTATAGGCAGCGAATTGATCGCGACACCACGCTACCACTTCTTCTTCGGTTGCTTCGGCTCCTGGTTTTTTGACGATAAAGGCTTTGACTTCTTCGCCCAGTTTTTCGTCGGGCACACCCAGCACCGCAACCAACGAGACCGCTGGGTGAGTCATCAGCACTTCTTCCAGCTCACGAGGATAGACGTTATAGCCACCACGCAAAATCATATCTTTTTTGCGATCAACGATTGAGAGATAGCCTTCTTCGTCAATTACCCCGACATCGCCAGTGTGGAGCCAGCCATCTTGCAACGCGGCAGCCGTGGCATCGGGGCGCTTGTAGTAGCCCTTCATCACATTATGACCACGAATCAGAATCTCGCCTTTTTCGCCAGCTGGCACAGGCTTGCCAGCATCATCAACACAGCAAACTTCCACGCCCCAGACTGGTTGGCCAACCGTCCCAGGTTTTGAAGGCAGATCGATATGGTTGAAGGTGGCAATCGGCGAACATTCCGAAAGCCCATAACCTTCGAGCACCCGCACCCCAAAGATTTCTTCAAATTGGCGCATCACTTCGACGGGCATAGGGGCACCACCAGATGAGGTCAGGCGCAAGTTAGCAGCAATCGGTGTGGGATCGATCTTATTGGCGGCGATGTATTGCAACAAGGCCCAGAACATGGTCGGCACGCCCGTCCAAAGGTTGACTTTATCACGCTCCATCACGGCCAACACAGCGGCTGGCTCGAAACGGGGCAGCAAGGTCAGGGTTGCGCCAGCAAAAATATTGGCATTCATTTGGGCGGTTTGGCCCGTTGAGTGGAACAGTGGCAGCGTAATCAGCACCACATTCGAGCCATCGAGGCTGTTATCAAGAATTGGCCAAGCCAAATCGCGGGCAACCATGGCGTTGAAAAACATATTGGCGTGGGTTAATTCAGCACCTTTGGGTTGGCCAGTCGTACCCGAGGTATAGAAAATGACCGCCGTATCGTCGGCTTTAGTGGGGTGGGTAGTAAACGTTGGAGCTTGATTGTACATCAACTGACCTAAGGTTTTAACCCCTTCGATCGGCGATGGCGCAGCTGGATTAGTAGTCAGCATAATCATATGCTCACAGTTTGGCGCTTCATCAAAGCCAGCTTTGCCCATTTGGCCCAGCGGCAACTCGGCAGTGCCTTCAAAACAGAAGAAGGCCTTGGCATCACAATCGCTCAAGTGGTAGGCGATTTCGCGCGGCTTCAACATAATATTCAAACAGATGATGACTGCGCCAACTTTGAGCGCCGCATAATAAACCATGGGGAAATAAGGCAAGTTGGGACAGGAAAGCGCTACATGATCACCAGGCTTGATGCCCAGCGCAACCATACCATTGGCAATTTGGTTGGTCATGGCGTTGAGTTGAGCATAGTTGAAGCGCATATCGTTGAAAATGAGGGCAGTGCGGTTGGGGCGTTTTCGGGCATGATCTTCGAGCATTGTGGCCAAATTAAGCGTCGTAGCCGTCTGGGGAATCATCAATGAAACCTCCTAAAAAGCCCAATATAGAAAAAAGCTACCACCGCACTGCCTAAACCTTAGTTTGTCAGCGCCGCAGCAATTGTTGATTCAATTTCTCGAATATCAAAGGGTTTGGTGAGATACCGCCAGCAGCCCGCTTGGAGTGCCCGATCACGGTCGTGACTATGGGCACGGGCGCTCACGCCAGCCACTCGCAGTTGTTGACGTTGCGGATGCTGGGCTAGCTCTTGCAAAAATTCAAAGCCATCCATCTCTGGCATCATCATATCGAGCAAAATCAGGCTCGGCAGC
Encoded here:
- the uvrA gene encoding excinuclease ABC subunit UvrA, with the translated sequence MAEIDSIQIVGARQHNLKNIDLAIPKGKLVVFTGPSGAGKSTLAFDTIYAEGQRRYVESLSSYARQFLGQLPRPEVDSIRGLAPAIAVAQQTINRSPRSTVGTITEIYDHLRLLYARIGKPHCPVCGRAIEQQTASQIVDQILGYPDGTRLMILAPLVNEELGSHATVLEQTRRAGFVRVRVDGVIVDLDEPIDLDHRQAHSIDVVVDRLIIRHNEAASLNDHPDRVRVSDSVETALKTGAGMVWVQPLDGQQLRYSEHAACPEHGPLVSGAIEPRTFSFNSPHGACQVCDGLGTVDDFDRNLLQSQAAQTLGELLSNPLRASTTTYQQYWEETIQGLAEALGSDLEQPVDTMASWALDLWLEGTIPSDDQLHLSKKLRQQLANWSGLLGWLRQHWQQASEQERESLSRYRQGTVCSACEGSRLRPEARAVTLQGLAIDQVAAMSIEASFTWIRELPNRLRRERDQQIAAPIVREMGLRLQFLREVGLDYLSLARTAESLSGGEAQRIQLATHIGAGLSGVLYVLDEPSIGLHPRDTERLLQTLLQLRDLGNSVLVVEHDPAIIAAADWVVEVGPTAGVQGGYIIANGTLEQLMAQPNSQTGQYLAGQRQLHLPQTRRKPTHATLMLRGAKQHNLKDLDVAIPLGCLVAITGVSGSGKSTLIHEILYPRLANELHGSRLPVGRHRSLEGYDQLEKVIAVDQTPLGRSGRSNAATYTGIFDALRQLFAGTPEAKARGYGASRFSFNLKGGRCEQCRGEGVVSIAMQFLPDLAVTCDACGGLRYNRETLDIRYRGYTIGDVLAMTVGQALSVFERLPALARKLESLVEVGLSYLTLGQPAATLSGGEAQRVKLAAELARRGAGRTLYILDEPTTGLYWTDVERLIAILQRLVDTGNSVVVIEHHLDLIKTADWVIDLGPEGGDTGGRLVVAGTPEVVAMNQASWTGRFLQTVLA
- a CDS encoding cytochrome P450, whose protein sequence is MKRHLAPQAGCPPGSFGAPVIGEIREWAADPLQFAQARAQRYGPIWSTHLLGRPCVVLLEPAGNRFILSQGSQHFSWRAGWGRAMLRLMGGGLSLTDGHEHDQQRSLLKPAFAHAALQQLQPPIQHLIRQQLETWLDAQPICLLERLQALAFDVALLVVCGRTPAPIAEALHHDFAAFTAGLFTPLPYPIPATPYFRAQKAGERLRQTLSYLIELRRLNVEADALDSLSLMLQAEPSRPDDQLISELLLLLWAGHDTVASLLTWICIELAQHPDILQRLRQELSTNQHSLLDHVLREAERLHPPAPGGFRGVVETFEYAGYHVPQGWLAMYSSVYTHHMPSLWHNPTQFNPDRFAAPWSEGKQAYSLVGFGGGPRICIGLALAQVEMRLVLGELLANYQWQLMPNQDLRPVWLPTNQPRSGGLITIQRF
- a CDS encoding response regulator, with product MSKERILVVEDQADISGLLKIYFTSQGYEVMTAMRGQVALDLVKRTPPHLALLDVNLPDMTGYDIGKALRANARTKHIPIIFLTARGEKSDKGIGLGEVQANDYIVKPFDIEEVHMRVRNNLALAREKSRTHPVTGLPTAELINEELRRLLSAEIWTLATVHINGFDTFTQVYGSVVGEDVLKFGALLINEVVSELGGQEEFIGQLVTGPDFLITSMPERAKAIVDRIAERFDQEIGLHYSYPDRKRGYILAKNADGTERQEPLMTVSIGVLDSNDGPFYDIRELSETAESVRPLPNLQDGSVRSAVKFGR
- a CDS encoding DapH/DapD/GlmU-related protein — protein: MKRIVLRDPTLIAPFGEPARDLRILNKPLWLLHRDLLARHCQSVAEVADWSEISPSSDELLVHKDNLYFNRDFIETFIAEARATGQPCQVAFAADDAMITAHALRLQEGIRKHGNHFVADLYYFPRGVVPNPQPLVIDTNAMEMGYYHIPSYMAPNQGDLVFQVPIRAFCSIESWVHIFMTNSPLGVFAWGRKLEQEVAASWRLKLKIGFRSFIERKHFLSSSPVVKIGKNCSIDPSAIIQGPTEIGNNVNIGAGVVITNSLIGNNVTIMQGSQVMLSVVSDRCYLPFRAALFMTVLMENSMVAQNTCLQLCVVGRNTFIGAGNTCTDFDLLGKPIKTLHRGRLEEVGLPVIGSAIGHNCKIGSGFVIYPARNIESGTVLIYGDDHSVIPKNVSSGIYTRPPVFYPDRDPRVQRIPVNDRVADEYPAEQFRD